A genome region from Rhodanobacter thiooxydans includes the following:
- a CDS encoding helix-turn-helix domain-containing protein produces MPPKSIHKAEYKVLQGLLREMRIKAHPNQADLAALLGRKQSYVSDVERGSRRMDLLQLRDFCLACDQDLVGFVRRFEEKIAGGPNRVAL; encoded by the coding sequence ATGCCTCCCAAATCGATCCACAAAGCTGAGTACAAAGTGCTGCAGGGGCTGCTACGCGAGATGCGCATCAAAGCCCACCCAAACCAGGCCGATTTGGCCGCACTGCTGGGGAGAAAGCAGTCATATGTCAGCGACGTCGAACGCGGTTCCCGAAGGATGGATCTGCTCCAACTACGCGACTTCTGCTTGGCGTGCGACCAGGACTTGGTCGGCTTTGTAAGACGGTTTGAGGAAAAGATCGCTGGCGGGCCTAACCGAGTCGCCCTTTAG
- a CDS encoding helix-turn-helix domain-containing protein, translating to MPPKSIHKPEYQTLLELLIEVRNKAGLKQAELASLLDRSQSYISDVERGGRRLDLLQLREYCQACDQDLVGFVKRFEKSIAGRGPSSAGRASR from the coding sequence ATGCCCCCGAAGTCGATCCACAAACCCGAGTACCAGACGCTGCTCGAACTGCTAATCGAAGTCCGGAACAAGGCTGGTCTGAAGCAGGCCGAACTGGCCTCGTTGTTGGATCGATCACAGTCCTATATCAGCGACGTCGAACGCGGTGGACGACGGCTGGACCTGCTGCAACTGCGCGAATATTGCCAAGCCTGCGATCAAGACCTGGTTGGCTTTGTAAAACGGTTCGAGAAGTCGATTGCTGGTCGCGGACCAAGTTCAGCAGGCCGGGCCTCTCGCTAA
- a CDS encoding IS630 family transposase, with the protein MRATDGRKLSHETLEAMRLRAVEAVESGESPETVIRTLGLSRPRIYEWLAAFREGGLEALRAKPISGRPRKLDERAMRWIHATVTTKNPQQLKFEFALWTRAMVRDLIARRFKVRLSEVSVGRLLRELGLSPQRPLARAYQRDPARVEAWLHEEYPAIRKEAKRAKAQVFFADEASVRSDYHSGTTWAPLGQTPTVERTGARFTLNFISAVSPRGELRFACCPGTLTTAKFIDFLKRLMVHRDAPVFLVVDGHPVHRSRAVKQFVAGTQGQLRLFQLPPYSPDLNPDELVWNHLKRHKLGRLALSGPDHLKRHAMAFLRALQKQPALVRGFFQHPTVRYAA; encoded by the coding sequence ATGCGCGCTACCGATGGTCGAAAGTTGTCCCACGAGACGCTGGAGGCGATGCGCCTTCGGGCGGTCGAGGCGGTGGAATCCGGGGAGTCGCCGGAAACCGTGATCCGGACGCTTGGGCTGTCGCGGCCACGTATTTATGAGTGGCTGGCCGCCTTCCGTGAGGGCGGGCTGGAGGCGCTGCGAGCCAAGCCCATCAGCGGACGGCCGCGCAAACTCGACGAGCGTGCCATGCGCTGGATTCATGCAACGGTGACCACGAAGAACCCGCAACAGCTGAAGTTCGAATTTGCGTTGTGGACACGGGCGATGGTGCGTGACCTGATCGCCCGGCGGTTCAAGGTTCGTCTGTCCGAGGTATCGGTCGGACGCCTGTTGCGCGAACTGGGCCTGTCGCCGCAACGACCGCTGGCGCGTGCCTACCAACGCGACCCGGCACGCGTTGAAGCCTGGCTGCATGAGGAATATCCAGCGATCCGCAAGGAAGCCAAGCGCGCCAAGGCGCAGGTGTTCTTTGCCGATGAGGCCAGTGTGCGCTCGGACTACCACAGCGGCACGACGTGGGCACCGCTCGGGCAAACGCCCACCGTGGAGCGGACGGGCGCGCGTTTCACCCTGAATTTCATTTCGGCGGTCAGCCCGCGGGGTGAGCTGCGGTTTGCCTGTTGCCCAGGCACCCTGACGACCGCCAAGTTCATCGACTTCCTCAAGCGGCTCATGGTCCATCGCGATGCGCCCGTCTTCCTTGTCGTCGATGGCCATCCGGTGCACCGTTCACGCGCCGTGAAGCAGTTCGTCGCCGGTACTCAAGGGCAATTGCGCTTGTTCCAGTTACCGCCTTACAGCCCGGATCTGAATCCGGACGAGTTGGTGTGGAATCACCTCAAACGCCACAAGCTTGGTCGTTTGGCCTTGAGCGGGCCGGACCACCTCAAGCGTCATGCCATGGCTTTCCTGCGCGCCCTGCAGAAACAACCGGCCTTGGTGCGCGGCTTCTTTCAACACCCCACCGTCCGCTATGCCGCCTGA
- a CDS encoding DUF3606 domain-containing protein has translation MEKHIDMDSPLSRAYWCGNFTCSDAELANAVRIMDSTAVGLVGLYLVTRQSESCAIDQLDMPWIDIG, from the coding sequence ATGGAAAAGCATATCGACATGGATAGCCCGCTCTCCCGGGCCTATTGGTGCGGCAACTTCACCTGCAGTGATGCAGAGTTGGCCAACGCAGTGCGCATCATGGACAGCACTGCAGTAGGCCTTGTCGGGCTGTACCTGGTCACACGTCAATCCGAATCCTGTGCCATCGATCAGCTCGACATGCCGTGGATCGATATTGGGTAA
- a CDS encoding protein NO VEIN domain-containing protein, which produces MKTYDGIDEIVGGGAYVEENGEGGEMWNFRYEAGRCYGFVMTKDITRKYAKKKRFAGINLKRIDPTQKWRENESLPGVDIVYIAKHPDGGQVVIGWYRNATVFHKAYRKRRGRPKMGDWAGLDYLCEVDADDALLVQERDRDFRVPHGKGFIGQSNVWYPDEGNPEALRIVDRLRKYIGGSTGTRVNPTQGKRGGKWSKPNKDLVTQIEQAAVALAEKHYKQQGYAVKSVERDNRGWDIEVRKGKEVLYVEVKGHIGNVIQFELTPNEYLRLQEHHSRYRVCVLRNATSNGNELEIYAPKVVDKYWVLQRLDKPGEIRFNEQVAAKAFEAVLP; this is translated from the coding sequence ATGAAGACCTACGATGGGATCGACGAGATCGTTGGCGGCGGTGCCTACGTCGAGGAGAACGGCGAAGGTGGCGAGATGTGGAACTTTCGCTATGAAGCCGGGCGCTGCTATGGCTTCGTGATGACGAAAGACATCACCCGGAAGTACGCCAAGAAGAAGCGCTTCGCTGGTATCAATCTCAAGAGGATCGATCCCACACAGAAGTGGAGAGAGAACGAGTCGCTGCCGGGCGTCGACATCGTCTATATCGCGAAGCATCCCGATGGTGGTCAAGTGGTGATTGGCTGGTACCGGAATGCCACGGTCTTCCACAAAGCCTATCGAAAGCGCCGCGGGCGACCGAAGATGGGCGACTGGGCAGGTCTGGACTACCTTTGCGAAGTGGATGCCGACGATGCCCTCCTTGTGCAAGAGAGGGATCGCGATTTTCGTGTGCCGCACGGCAAGGGGTTTATAGGTCAGTCGAACGTGTGGTACCCGGATGAAGGCAATCCGGAGGCCCTGCGAATTGTAGATCGGCTCCGAAAGTACATAGGTGGATCAACAGGTACGCGTGTAAACCCCACCCAAGGTAAGCGTGGAGGCAAGTGGAGCAAACCGAACAAGGACCTAGTCACTCAGATCGAGCAGGCCGCTGTTGCTTTGGCAGAAAAGCACTACAAGCAGCAGGGCTACGCGGTGAAATCGGTCGAGCGGGATAACCGTGGGTGGGATATTGAAGTCAGGAAGGGCAAAGAGGTTCTGTATGTCGAGGTGAAGGGGCATATCGGCAATGTTATTCAGTTTGAGTTGACGCCGAATGAATACCTACGGCTCCAGGAGCACCATTCGAGGTATCGGGTGTGCGTACTTCGCAATGCGACTAGCAACGGCAACGAGCTAGAAATCTATGCCCCCAAGGTCGTGGATAAATACTGGGTGCTCCAGCGCCTGGATAAGCCGGGAGAAATCCGGTTCAATGAGCAAGTTGCAGCCAAGGCCTTCGAGGCGGTGCTTCCATAG
- a CDS encoding transposase: MARQPRLDLPGIPQHVVQRGNDRQACFAADADYLRYLQELQEASRKHDCAIHAYVLMTNHVHLLVTPAGNGAISRMMQAVGRRYVGSFNARYRRTGTLWEGRFKAALVDTVRYLLTCYRYIELNPVRARMTDDPADYPWSSYHHNAMGQPTPLITPHPQYMLLATTPAARQAVYRALVHEHVEEKHLDDLRQHTQQQRVWGSERFQQQVEALTQRSVSLRPRRRPPKSPKNQD, from the coding sequence GTGGCACGCCAGCCCCGCCTTGACCTCCCAGGTATCCCCCAGCACGTCGTTCAACGCGGCAACGATCGCCAAGCCTGCTTCGCCGCGGATGCGGATTACCTGCGCTATCTGCAGGAGTTACAGGAAGCCTCACGCAAACACGATTGCGCCATCCATGCCTACGTACTGATGACCAACCACGTCCATCTCCTGGTGACACCGGCAGGCAACGGTGCGATCTCGCGCATGATGCAGGCGGTTGGCCGCCGCTATGTCGGCAGCTTCAATGCACGCTACCGGCGCACCGGCACCTTGTGGGAGGGCCGCTTCAAGGCGGCGCTGGTCGACACCGTGCGCTACCTGCTGACCTGCTATCGCTACATCGAGCTCAATCCCGTCAGAGCCCGCATGACCGACGATCCCGCGGACTACCCCTGGTCGAGCTACCACCACAACGCGATGGGACAACCCACGCCACTCATCACGCCACACCCGCAATACATGCTGCTGGCCACCACACCTGCCGCACGACAAGCCGTCTACCGCGCCCTGGTCCACGAACACGTGGAAGAAAAGCATCTCGACGATCTGCGACAACACACCCAGCAACAGCGCGTATGGGGCAGCGAACGCTTTCAGCAGCAAGTCGAAGCACTGACCCAGCGCTCAGTCAGCCTCAGGCCTCGCAGAAGACCACCCAAATCGCCAAAAAATCAGGATTAA